Proteins found in one Anoplolepis gracilipes chromosome 7, ASM4749672v1, whole genome shotgun sequence genomic segment:
- the LOC140667574 gene encoding hexosaminidase D isoform X2 yields MTRLRGRASLMVIVTISFILLIVIYHILSNEIDEISSGKIGARLRAEDMYSPDGSPLFKGHKIVHLDLKGAPPKMSYYNYLFPLLRKLGATGILVEYEDMFPFTDSIEDIHAGNSYSRKDIVQIQNIAKNNQLIVIPLIQTFGHMEFVLKLDKYKDFREVPHYPQVLCPTYNKTLLLIYEMINQVVSAHPASKYLHIGADEVYQIGECSRCLDVMSKKQWGKRQLFLDHVSTVVKYIKEKYPELTVLMWDDEFRDISPQEIIDRGLHLTVEPVIWKYTTDPATTLTDQLWESYAAVWKQVWVATAFKGATSPDRYYTDISYHIGNHQGWLEIIHRYSNQITFKGVMLTGWQRYDHFSVLCELLPVGLPSLAINLAVLQASDLNGFPVELPSHISEILQCDGVISLSIPEPQYGWTKCSFHGMSVYAAILRLYSLTQEVMKMEQDNTYKGWLKPYNIKYSFANPSYVERAVTDLDRHKMEIMYIEKEMRTAMEDIYDNYTIQEWLETYTAPLNEKLNQLWEAKEKLLERNTWPRRPLTKSDL; encoded by the exons ATGACGCGTCTACGAGGTCGAGCCTCGCTGATGGTCATCGTAACCATCAGCTTCATCTTATTGATTGTCATATATCACATACTGAGTAACGAGATTGATGAGATATCGTCAGGCAAGATTGGTGCAAGACTGAGAGCAGAGGATATGTATTCTCCAG ATGGTAGTCCACTGTTCAAAGGCCACAAGATCGTTCATCTAGACCTGAAAGGTGCTCCCCCGAAGATGAGTTATTATAACTATCTGTTTCCTTTGCTGCGAAAGCTAGGAGCCACCGGTATACTTGTGGAGTACGAGGATATGTTTCCCTTTACTGATAGTATCGAGGACATTCATGCTGGCAATTCTTATTCCAGAAAAGATATCGtacaaattcaaaatatagcCAAGAATAATCAACTAATTGTTATACCGTTGATACAAACTTTTGGTCATATGGAATTTGTTCTCAAATTAGATAAGTATAAAGACTTCAGGGAAGTTCCACATTATCCGCAAGTCTTGTGCCCTACGTATAATAAAACGCTTCtattgatatatgaaatgatAAACCAAGTTGTATCTGCACATCCAGCATCGAAATATCTGCACATAGGTGCGGATGAAGTTTATCAGATAGGAGAATGCTCAAGATGTTTAGATGTTATGTCTAAAAAGCAATGGGGCAAACGACAGCTCTTTCTGGATCATGTCTCCACAGTAGTCAAATATATTAAGGAAAAATATCCAGAACTGACTGTACTTATGTGGGACGATGAATTTCGTGATATATCACCACAAGAAATCATTGATAGAGGTTTACACTTGACAGTAGAACCAGTTATTTGGAAGTACACTACTGATCCTGCTACGACATTAACTGATCAACTGTGGGAAAGTTATGCTGCGGTATGGAAGCAAGTCTGGGTTGCAACTGCATTCAAAGGAGCCACTTCACCAGACAGATATTACACAGACATTTCGTATCACATAGGGAATCATCAAGGTTGGTTAGAAATTATTCATAGATACTCAaatcaaattacatttaaaggTGTCATGTTAACTGGATGGCAGAGATACGATCACTTTAGTGTTCTTTGTGAATTGCTGCCAGTGGGCTTACCATCTCTCGCTATTAATTTAGCTGTACTACAAGCATCGGATCTAAACGGTTTCCCTGTAGAATTACCTAGTCATATATCTGAAATTTTGCAATGCGACGGTGTGATTTCATTGAGCATACCAGAACCGCAGTATGGCTGGACCAAATGCAGTTTTCATGGAATGTCGGTATATGCAGCTATTTTACGTCTTTATTCTTTAACACAAGAAGTAATGAAAATGGAACAGGATAATACCTACAAGGGATGGTTAAAaccatacaatattaaatattcttttgcaAATCCTAGTTATGTTGAACGTGCAGTCACTGATTTGGACAGGcataaaatggaaataatgtatattgagAAAGAAATGCGTACAGCCATGGAAGatatttatgacaattatACAATACAAGAGTGGCTAGAAACATACACTGCACCTTTAAACGAAAAACTTAATCAATTGTGGGAGGCGAAGGAGAAACttttagaaagaaatacaTGGCCAAGAAGACCTCTCACAAAATCTGACTTATAG
- the LOC140667574 gene encoding hexosaminidase D isoform X1, with product MTRLRGRASLMVIVTISFILLIVIYHILSNEIDEISSGKIGARLRAEDMYSPGELTDNPADGSPLFKGHKIVHLDLKGAPPKMSYYNYLFPLLRKLGATGILVEYEDMFPFTDSIEDIHAGNSYSRKDIVQIQNIAKNNQLIVIPLIQTFGHMEFVLKLDKYKDFREVPHYPQVLCPTYNKTLLLIYEMINQVVSAHPASKYLHIGADEVYQIGECSRCLDVMSKKQWGKRQLFLDHVSTVVKYIKEKYPELTVLMWDDEFRDISPQEIIDRGLHLTVEPVIWKYTTDPATTLTDQLWESYAAVWKQVWVATAFKGATSPDRYYTDISYHIGNHQGWLEIIHRYSNQITFKGVMLTGWQRYDHFSVLCELLPVGLPSLAINLAVLQASDLNGFPVELPSHISEILQCDGVISLSIPEPQYGWTKCSFHGMSVYAAILRLYSLTQEVMKMEQDNTYKGWLKPYNIKYSFANPSYVERAVTDLDRHKMEIMYIEKEMRTAMEDIYDNYTIQEWLETYTAPLNEKLNQLWEAKEKLLERNTWPRRPLTKSDL from the exons ATGACGCGTCTACGAGGTCGAGCCTCGCTGATGGTCATCGTAACCATCAGCTTCATCTTATTGATTGTCATATATCACATACTGAGTAACGAGATTGATGAGATATCGTCAGGCAAGATTGGTGCAAGACTGAGAGCAGAGGATATGTATTCTCCAGGTGAACTCACGGACAACCCTGCCG ATGGTAGTCCACTGTTCAAAGGCCACAAGATCGTTCATCTAGACCTGAAAGGTGCTCCCCCGAAGATGAGTTATTATAACTATCTGTTTCCTTTGCTGCGAAAGCTAGGAGCCACCGGTATACTTGTGGAGTACGAGGATATGTTTCCCTTTACTGATAGTATCGAGGACATTCATGCTGGCAATTCTTATTCCAGAAAAGATATCGtacaaattcaaaatatagcCAAGAATAATCAACTAATTGTTATACCGTTGATACAAACTTTTGGTCATATGGAATTTGTTCTCAAATTAGATAAGTATAAAGACTTCAGGGAAGTTCCACATTATCCGCAAGTCTTGTGCCCTACGTATAATAAAACGCTTCtattgatatatgaaatgatAAACCAAGTTGTATCTGCACATCCAGCATCGAAATATCTGCACATAGGTGCGGATGAAGTTTATCAGATAGGAGAATGCTCAAGATGTTTAGATGTTATGTCTAAAAAGCAATGGGGCAAACGACAGCTCTTTCTGGATCATGTCTCCACAGTAGTCAAATATATTAAGGAAAAATATCCAGAACTGACTGTACTTATGTGGGACGATGAATTTCGTGATATATCACCACAAGAAATCATTGATAGAGGTTTACACTTGACAGTAGAACCAGTTATTTGGAAGTACACTACTGATCCTGCTACGACATTAACTGATCAACTGTGGGAAAGTTATGCTGCGGTATGGAAGCAAGTCTGGGTTGCAACTGCATTCAAAGGAGCCACTTCACCAGACAGATATTACACAGACATTTCGTATCACATAGGGAATCATCAAGGTTGGTTAGAAATTATTCATAGATACTCAaatcaaattacatttaaaggTGTCATGTTAACTGGATGGCAGAGATACGATCACTTTAGTGTTCTTTGTGAATTGCTGCCAGTGGGCTTACCATCTCTCGCTATTAATTTAGCTGTACTACAAGCATCGGATCTAAACGGTTTCCCTGTAGAATTACCTAGTCATATATCTGAAATTTTGCAATGCGACGGTGTGATTTCATTGAGCATACCAGAACCGCAGTATGGCTGGACCAAATGCAGTTTTCATGGAATGTCGGTATATGCAGCTATTTTACGTCTTTATTCTTTAACACAAGAAGTAATGAAAATGGAACAGGATAATACCTACAAGGGATGGTTAAAaccatacaatattaaatattcttttgcaAATCCTAGTTATGTTGAACGTGCAGTCACTGATTTGGACAGGcataaaatggaaataatgtatattgagAAAGAAATGCGTACAGCCATGGAAGatatttatgacaattatACAATACAAGAGTGGCTAGAAACATACACTGCACCTTTAAACGAAAAACTTAATCAATTGTGGGAGGCGAAGGAGAAACttttagaaagaaatacaTGGCCAAGAAGACCTCTCACAAAATCTGACTTATAG